TGGAAGTCGACGCCCACGACCTTGCCGGACTCCTCGACGAACACCGGGACGGTGTCGCGGGCCCACAGGTCGTCCACCGGAAGCGGGATCACTTCGACCTGCGAGCCGCAGGCTTTCTGTGCGGCGGCCTGCTGGCCGGGCCGGGCGAGCATCACGACGGGCTCGTACTCCGCGACGGCCCGGGCCACCCGTGCGATGTCCTCACGCACAGAGCGCAGGTCCAGGCTCCACACCCGCAGCAGGGCGGGCCAGGACATGAAGGTCCGCGCGTGGCTCTCCCACTCGGCCCCGAACCGACGATCCGCACCCGTGCGGGAGGCGGCTGTGCCGGAGGCCGCCGGGCCGGTCGAAGCGACGGCACCTGACCTCGATGGCTCCTGCGACCGGCACGCCAGTGCTCCGGTGGCGAGCAGGCCCGCACCGGCGAAGGCACGCAGAGCGATGCGGCGGGACATGGGGTGGGGGGACAAAGGTGACTCCAGTGCCGAGGCGTTGCTGGAAGCGGCTGGTGGTGCTTCTGGTGGTGCTCGTCGCCGCTCTCCCGGATTCCTGACTGAAATTTCAGTCAGGAAGGGAAGGTGGCATGGTGCAGCAGGGGGCCTGTGAACGAAAGGGCCTGTGAAGCGAGAAGCACGGAAGTGAGCGCATGTCCCGTCGCCGTACCTCCATCCTGGAGGCCGCCGCCCGAGTCGTCGCCCAGCGGGGCATCAGGGGCCTGCGCGTGGAGGAGCTCGCCGAGGAGGCCGGCGTGTCGACCTCGTTGATCTACTACCACTTCCAGGACCGGGCCGGCCTGTTGTCGCACACGCTGGAATTCATCAGCACCCGGGCCGAGCAGTACACCGAACCCGCCACGGATCCGGACGCGGACCCGCGCGGCCATCTCGAGGAGATGCTGCTGCTGGAACTGCAGGACACCCCGGTCGTCATCGAGAACAGCACCGGCTGGGGCGAGCTCCGCGCCACCGCCGTCTTCCAGCCCGAGCTCCGCGACCAACTACGCACCGCCACCGCGCGCTGGACCGACTACGCGGCCGACCTCATCGACCGCGCCCAGCAGCGCGGCGGCATCCCGCCCGAGGTATCCGCGGAAGACACGGCCGAACGCCTCACCACGCTGGTCGAGGGCCTGAGCAAACGCTGGCTGAGCGGCTCCCTCACCTTGGACCGCGCCCGGGACCTCCTGCGCGGCGCCATCACCGCGGAACTCGGACCGCGCCCCTGAGCCGTCCGCGCCCCCGTGTTCGGGGCATTCCAGCATTCCACTCCTTCGGTGGGTTCCACGCGGATCGCCGCATGTCCCGATATCGGCCGGGGAAGG
The window above is part of the Streptomyces syringium genome. Proteins encoded here:
- a CDS encoding TetR/AcrR family transcriptional regulator; translation: MSRRRTSILEAAARVVAQRGIRGLRVEELAEEAGVSTSLIYYHFQDRAGLLSHTLEFISTRAEQYTEPATDPDADPRGHLEEMLLLELQDTPVVIENSTGWGELRATAVFQPELRDQLRTATARWTDYAADLIDRAQQRGGIPPEVSAEDTAERLTTLVEGLSKRWLSGSLTLDRARDLLRGAITAELGPRP